A portion of the Lolium rigidum isolate FL_2022 chromosome 1, APGP_CSIRO_Lrig_0.1, whole genome shotgun sequence genome contains these proteins:
- the LOC124654612 gene encoding F-box protein SKIP19-like produces MPLLSPPPPPAAPSGGSSRRLGSRIRRRRSRRNWAALPLDALLYIFHKLDHVDLMLGAASRTCRSWRSAARQPELWRRIDLRGYSRPFRETISLDRMARLAIWFSAGQCVAFMGEHGCVDGDLLLFLAER; encoded by the coding sequence ATGCCGTTGctatcgccaccgccgccgccggcggctccCAGCGGCGGGAGCTCgcgaaggctcgggagccggatccgaaggaGGCGATCCAGGAGGAACTGGGCGGCCCTGCCACTGGACGCGTTGCTGTACATCTTCCACAAGCTGGACCACGTCGACCTCATGCTTGGAGCCGCGTCGAGGACGTGCCGCTCCTGGCGCAGCGCGGCACGCCAGCCCGAGCTGTGGCGCCGCATCGACTTGCGTGGCTACTCCCGTCCCTTCCGCGAGACCATCAGTCTCGACAGGATGGCGCGGCTCGCCATCTGGTTCAGCGCCGGGCAGTGCGTGGCATTCATGGGCGAGCACGGCTGCGTGGACGGCGACCTCCTCCTGTTCCTCgccgagcggtaa